A genomic region of Seriola aureovittata isolate HTS-2021-v1 ecotype China chromosome 21, ASM2101889v1, whole genome shotgun sequence contains the following coding sequences:
- the egr2b gene encoding early growth response protein 2b, whose amino-acid sequence MTAKTLEKVPLNLGGFVHPDSVYSVDDMATSLPTSVAIFPNTDLAHYDQLNVTADGLMSADMSAEKRSLDLSSYSSGFSQPAPHRNQTFTYMGKFSIDSQYPGNWNPEGVINIVSGIFNVAQPPPPPPSSSASSSPASSGSPSHFSSGNLSCTMAAQNQAEIDHHHHLYSPPPPYSSSGCGEVYQDPSAFLSTSTCPIASYPPPSYSSPKQPGSSDAPGLFPIIPDYSGFFQPACQRDMHTAGIQDRKPFGPCPLDTFRVPPPLTPLNTIRNFTLGGPGSGGAEGGPPRLPSAYSPQNLPLRPILRPRKYPNRPSKTPIHERPYPCPAEGCDRRFSRSDELTRHIRIHTGHKPFQCRICMRNFSRSDHLTTHIRTHTGEKPFACDFCGRKFARSDERKRHTKIHLRQKERKSSTVSSSSSSSSGSCGLERPSGGISATNGICP is encoded by the exons atgacTGCTAAAACTTTGGAGAAGGTGCCGTTGAATCTCGGGGGGTTCGTGCATCCTGACAGCGTGTACTCGGTGGATGACATGGCCACCAGCTTGCCGACCTCTGTGGCTATCTTCCCCAACACAGACTTGGCACATTACGACCAGCTTAATGTGACAGCAG ATGGCTTGATGAGCGCGGACATGAGCGCAGAGAAGCGCTCTCTGGACCTCTCCTCCTACTCCAGCGGCTTCTCTCAGCCCGCGCCCCACCGCAACCAGACTTTCACCTACATGGGAAAATTCTCCATCGACTCCCAGTATCCAGGTAACTGGAACCCCGAGGGAGTGATCAACATTGTCTCGGGCATCTTCAACGTGGCCcagccgcctcctcctcctccctcctcttcagcGTCCTCCTCCCCGGCTTCTTCAGGATCTCCAAGTCATTTCTCCAGCGGAAATTTGAGTTGCACCATGGCGGCTCAGAACCAGGCAGAGATAgaccatcaccatcacctctATTCCCCCCCACCTCCTTACTCATCTTCTGGCTGCGGGGAGGTGTACCAGGATCCCTCGGCCTTTTTGTCCACTTCCACCTGTCCTATCGCCTCCTACCCACCACCCTCCTACTCTTCACCCAAGCAGCCTGGCAGCTCAGACGCGCCGGGGCTGTTCCCCATCATCCCCGACTACTCGGGCTTTTTCCAGCCGGCTTGCCAGCGGGACATGCACACGGCAGGTATCCAGGATCGGAAACCGTTCGGCCCATGTCCGCTCGATACATTCCGCGTCCCTCCACCCCTGACCCCGCTGAACACTATCAGGAACTTTACGCTGGGGGGTCCGGGTAGTGGTGGCGCCGAGGGAGGGCCACCGAGGCTTCCCTCTGCATACAGCCCACAGAACTTGCCCCTGAGGCCAATCTTGCGACCCAGAAAGTACCCGAACAGACCCAGCAAGACGCCCATCCATGAGCGGCCGTACCCCTGTCCTGCGGAGGGCTGCGATCGGCGGTTCTCCCGTTCTGACGAACTGACCAGACACATCCGCATCCACACTGGACACAAGCCGTTCCAGTGTCGGATCTGTATGCGCAACTTCAGCCGCAGTGACCATCTCACCACGCACATTCGTACGCACACGGGGGAGAAGCCGTTCGCCTGCGACTTCTGTGGCCGGAAGTTCGCCAGGAGCGACGAGAGGAAGAGACACACTAAAATCCACCTGAGGCAG